In Corylus avellana chromosome ca2, CavTom2PMs-1.0, the following proteins share a genomic window:
- the LOC132171142 gene encoding cytochrome P450 710A1-like produces MNSILTSLAPYLFSFLVILLLLEQISYLKKKKGVPGPAFVFPFLGNAVSLVRHPTKFWDLQSALATSSAGGFSANYVIGRFILFIRDTELSHRVFANVRPDGFLLVGHPFGKKLFGDHNLIYMMGQHHKDLRRRIAPNFTPRALSTYTSLQQIIILRHLIHWEGLASQRKNVPIALRFLARDMNLETSQTVFVGPYLGREARERFKLDYNLFNVGLMTLPVDLPGTAFRNARLGVDRLVKTLAVCAEQSKATMEKGRQEPSCLIDFWMQETMRELADATAAGSPPPEYTSDLEIGSYLFDFLFAAQDASTSSLLWAVTLLDSHPEVLAKVREEVESIWSPESDSLITADQLGRMKYTHAVAREVVRYRAPATMVPHIAAVDFPLTETYTIPKGTIVFPSVFESSFQGFSEPDRFDPDRFSDERQEDRLFKRNFLAFGAGAHLCVGQRYALNHLVLFIAMFATLLDFKRHRTDGCDEIAYIPTICPKDDCMVFLSKRCAQYPNLSLD; encoded by the coding sequence ATGAACTCCATTTTAACCTCTCTCGCCCCTTACCTTTTCTCCTTCCTCGTGATTCTTCTACTCCTGGAGCAGATCtcttacttgaaaaaaaaaaagggtgttcCCGGCCCCGCCTTCGTCTTCCCCTTCCTCGGCAACGCCGTCTCATTGGTCCGTCACCCAACCAAGTTCTGGGACCTCCAGTCCGCGCTCGCCACCTCATCCGCCGGCGGCTTCTCCGCCAACTACGTCATCGGCAGGTTCATTTTGTTCATCCGCGACACCGAGCTCTCCCACCGGGTCTTCGCCAATGTTCGCCCCGACGGGTTCCTCCTGGTGGGCCACCCGTTCGGGAAAAAGCTCTTCGGCGACCACAATCTTATTTACATGATGGGCCAGCACCACAAGGATCTCCGCCGTCGGATCGCTCCCAACTTCACCCCCAGAGCTCTCTCCACCTACACCTCGCTCCAGCAGATCATTATTCTCCGCCACCTCATTCATTGGGAGGGGCTCGCCTCCCAGAGAAAGAATGTGCCGATCGCGCTTAGATTTCTCGCACGTGACATGAATCTGGAAACTTCGCAGACCGTCTTTGTTGGGCCTTACTTGGGCCGAGAGGCCCGAGAAAGGTTCAAGCTCGATTACAACCTCTTCAACGTCGGCCTCATGACGCTGCCCGTCGACCTGCCCGGTACGGCCTTCCGGAACGCGAGGCTCGGCGTTGACCGGTTGGTCAAGACGCTGGCGGTCTGTGCGGAACAGAGCAAAGCGACGATGGAGAAGGGGCGGCAGGAACCCTCGTGCCTCATCGATTTCTGGATGCAGGAGACGATGAGGGAGCTCGCGGATGCTACTGCCGCCGGATCTCCGCCGCCGGAGTACACCAGCGACCTCGAGATCGGCAGTTACCTTTTCGATTTCCTCTTCGCGGCTCAGGACGCTTCGACCTCGTCGCTGCTCTGGGCCGTCACGCTCCTCGACTCGCATCCCGAGGTGCTCGCGAAGGTTCGGGAGGAGGTTGAGTCGATATGGTCGCCGGAGTCGGATTCTCTGATTACCGCCGACCAGCTTGGGCGGATGAAGTACACGCATGCGGTGGCGCGTGAGGTCGTGAGGTACCGAGCTCCGGCGACCATGGTGCCTCATATTGCTGCGGTGGACTTCCCGCTGACGGAGACGTACACGATCCCCAAGGGGACGATCGTGTTCCCTTCGGTGTTCGAGTCGTCGTTCCAGGGTTTCTCAGAGCCGGACCGGTTCGACCCGGACAGATTCTCCGATGAGCGCCAGGAGGACCGGCTTTTCAAGCGGAACTTCCTGGCCTTCGGGGCCGGGGCCCACCTGTGCGTGGGTCAGAGGTACGCCTTGAACCACCTCGTCCTTTTCATCGCGATGTTCGCCACGTTGCTCGACTTTAAACGCCACCGTACCGACGGCTGCGACGAGATCGCCTACATCCCCACCATTTGCCCCAAAGACGACTGCATGGTTTTCCTCTCGAAACGGTGCGCACAGTACCCGAATCTCTCACTGGACTGA